Part of the Spirochaeta isovalerica genome, GTCATTTCGCCAACAGGCTGCGGAGAAATGCTGCATTTTTTCTACAGCCGGGAAGGTCATGAAACGACAGAATACAGTGGTCCGGCTATTTTAATGCTGGGAGATCTGATTCAAGGTGGTTTCAGCTGAATGGGCAATAAAAAAGCTGTCACACTTGCGTGGGACAGCTTTTTTTAATGTTTAAAATCTGATTTATTCAACAATGGCAATAAGATCACCGGAAGAAACAATAAGATGATCAACGCCGTCTATAGAGATGTTAGTACCGGCGTATTTGTCATACATAACGTCCTGTCCGACTTTAACAGCGATAGCATCAGTATCTTCTCCTACAGCAACGACTGTTCCTGTAGTTGTTTTTTCCTGCGCTGTCTGGGGAATATAAAGCCCTGACGCTGTTTTTGTTTCCACCTCTTTTACTTTGATAAGAACACGATCACCTAATGGTTTTA contains:
- a CDS encoding co-chaperone GroES yields the protein MTVKPLGDRVLIKVKEVETKTASGLYIPQTAQEKTTTGTVVAVGEDTDAIAVKVGQDVMYDKYAGTNISIDGVDHLIVSSGDLIAIVE